A single region of the Pelobates fuscus isolate aPelFus1 chromosome 4, aPelFus1.pri, whole genome shotgun sequence genome encodes:
- the LOC134609495 gene encoding E3 ubiquitin-protein ligase RNF126-like: MDRGHRRRNPRVHNISEEAPRTRSRVRHDIPRRNRSRTPSARQEARRDGRSRSPRVPAGHHTRNDGQGRGRAGRRRNRSVSVDVGEARQRPWGSRSRLNRNVVPPPIIADNAGEVEYAENQPHENLEGIHQPLPVPQPVIAQAVDDNEPPLIPNNEVLQLLTEANEGEEQPAQANEPPQPIPQVAQRDKKEQCCICMSGYNPEEDIMQLQCNHIFHSVCILTWLEEASTCPICRTEIIT, from the exons ATGGACCGTGGGCACAGGAGAAGGAACCCAAGGGTTCACAATATAAGTGAAGAAGCACCCCGAACAA GGTCTCGGGTGAGGCATGATATTCCCAGAAGAAACAGATCACGGACACCTTCTGCAAGGCAAGAGGCAAGGAGGGATGGGAGAAGCCGAAGTCCTCGGGTCCCAGCAGGACATCACACCAGGAATGATGGACAAGGAAGGGGCAGAGCAGGAAGGCGCCGTAACAGATCCGTAAGTGTAGATGTAGGAGAAGCTAGACAAAGACCATGGGGAAGCAGGTCCCGCTTAAACAGAAATGTAGTGCCACCTCCTATCATAGCAGATAATGCTGGTGAAGTGGAATATGCTGAAAACCAGCCACACGAGAACCTTGAAGGGATTCACCAGCCATTGCCTGTTCCTCAACCTGTGATTGCCCAAGCTGTAGATGACAACGAGCCTCCTCTAATACCAAATAATGAGGTCCTACAGCTTCTTACAGAAGCTAACGAAGGGGAAGAGCAGCCTGCACAAGCTAATGAACCTCCCCAGCCAATCCCACAGGTAGCTCAGAGAGATAAGAAAGAGCAATGCTGTATATGCATGAGTGGTTACAACCCTGAGGAGGACATCATGCAGCTGCAATGTAACCACATATTCCATTCTGTGTGCATCCTGACATGGCTAGAGGAGGCTTCCACCTGCCCTATCTGCAGAACTGAAATTAtaacttaa